ATCCGGTTGATTAGTGGTGTCACGGATGTACGCAAGATTCAGTTTATGCCTAGTGAGCGCCACAGCACCGAGTTGATGGCACTATTAGCAAACCTTCCAGACCCTGTGTTATCAGTGAGTCTTAAAGGTACCATCGACGTTGCCAACCATGCAGCAACTGATCTGTTCTCCATCCATGGTGAGTCTATTTTGGATGAGCCAGTTAACCACTACATACCTCAGCTCAGCATTGCAAAATGGCTCGACGGCAGCCCAGCACGTTTTCGTGATAATGTAGTCATTAACGGCTTGGACTACTCACTCGAAGTGATGCCTGTTTATATTTCGGGCGAGAACAAGGAATCCGTCCTTGCCAGTGCGGTAGTCACTCTAAAATCGAATCAAACTCAAGTCCGAGCAACACAGTATCTGTCCGAGCAAAACGCACTCGGTTTTGAGCATTTTGTTGGTATTTCTGCTAAGCACAAAGCGCTACTTAGCCAAGCGAAAAAACTGTCCATGATGAGTCAGCCGCTGCTAATTGAAGGGGAAACTGGTACCGGTAAAGAGATGCTTGCCCGTGCTTGTCACAATCGCAGTGAGCGAGCCAGTTCACCATTTTTGGTGTTGAGTTGTGCCTCAATGCCTGATGACGTCGCTGAGACCGAATTATTTGGTCATGCACCAGGTGCCTTTAACAATGAAAAGGGGCATGTGGGCATCTTTGAACAGGCCGATGGCGGTACAGTTTTTCTTGATGAAATCGGGGAGATGAGCCCGCACCTGCAAATTAAGCTGTTGCGCTTTCTTCAAGATGGCACCTTCCGCCGTGTTGGGGAAGAACACGAAATGCACGTCGATGTACGAGTCATCGCAGCGACCAAAGAAAAGCTATCGGAGATGACCGAGAAAGGTTCATTCCGTGAAGATCTCTATTATCGTTTGAACGTACTCAATCTTCATATCCCGCCACTACGTGAGCGTAGCAGTGATGTTACCCCGCTGCTTGAGTTGTTTGTTGCCAAGTATGCACAGCAACTAGGCATGCGTAAGCCTTCGCTTGATGACGCCTTGATAGACAAACTGAGCCATTACCCTTGGCCCGGAAATATCCGTCAGTTAGATAATATGGTGCTTCGAGCGTTAACCCAATTAATGGGAGATGAGCTTGAGGTATCTCATTTTGAATTACCAGAAGTTGAAACCACTGCGGCGCAAGCGCAGCTCAATCTTGATGGCTCACTTGATGAGATTATGAAAGAGTACGAAGCGCAGATCCTTGCACATTTGTATCATTCGTTTCCTTCCAGCCGAAAACTGGCGAAACGCTTGAACGTATCCCATACCTCGATTGCCAATAAGTTGCGTGATTACGGGATTAGAAAAGGGGACTAAGTGTGGGGTTTTACCAAGTCGATAAAATCGACGGCACGATTCAGTTAAGGAGCTCGCATCCAGGAGATGCGGAAATGATCAGCCGTTACTTCCAAGAAAACGTCGATCACCTCACCCAATGGGAGCCTAAACGCGAAAAGGACTTTTATGAGGTCAGCCACTGGAAGCAACGCTTAATTAAGTTGCACGAGCTCCAACGTATGGCGTTGGGCTATTATCTGGTGATACTCGATACCGAGACTAACCAAATGATGGGAACTGTCTCGTTCAGTAACATTTCTCGTCACCCGTTTCATGCGTGCAGTGTCGGTTATTCAATGCATAAAGATCATCAAGGTAAAGGGGTGATGAAGCGTGCCTTGAAAATGGCCATCGAATATATGTTTGAAGAACAGAATCTTCACCGTATCATGGCGGCCTATATACCCACTAACCGCCGCAGCGAGGCGGTGTTGGAAGCGCTGGGATTTGTTAAAGAAGGATTTGCCAAAGACTACTTGCTGATCAACGGTGAGTGGCGAGACCATAATTTAACGGCGTTAGTTAATTCCAACTGGCGTCAGCAACCTGTTTGAGGAGACAGCATGTCGTACATGTCTCTGGACGAATATTCCAGAAAGTGGATTTTTACACATCAATCCATGCCAGTATCTGAGCAAGAACTTGAAGCAATAAAGCCGATGACCCAAGCACGCTCAGCTCAACTTTGGAAAGAGAATATCAGCCAGCAAAGCCCAGATGCGGAGCGTATGAGCAACCAAGACTGGCCGATGAAAACCAGTAACTGGCTACATGAAGTAGAGTGGATGCCAGAGTGGGATGCGGATGAAAATGATATGCCAGCGGAAGTGCTTGAGCATATTGATTGGCAAGATGATGTTACCGTGTACTTCTGTTACGAAAAGTACAATGTCATCGAAACCAAGTGGTCAGTGTTTAAAAATAACTGGAAGAATTTCTTGTTCTTCGACGATGGACCGATACTTATTGCCCGCCGCCGCAAGCAAGCCTTGTGGTTCAATGGCAACGGCACCGTGAAAATCGGTAATCGTGAATAATTCTAGCCTCCCACTTGGGAGGCTTTTTATATCTATAGCAATCTAAAGTCTATACAGTGGTACTGGTTGAATACTGTATAAATACCCAATAAAAACCTTGATCTCTTTCCTTTAAGAGCTAAACTGTGTATATGAACAGTGTGTAAGGAGAGAGATTATGTTGTGGGAAAAACTAGAACAGGTAAATCGCTTACGCAAACAAGCGATGGCTAATGAAGAGTTCCTCCGTTCAGCGCAAGAACATGAACACGCTCTTCAATCTGAAACATGCCCAAGAACCGGGAAAAAACGAACTCGGACTGCTAAGCCAAAATCGATGGCAGATATCTACAGCGGCACAGAATTTGGCTATCGTGACTCCGACTTGTCGCATTGATAATGCGTTAATCAATAAGCGAGAGTGTTATGCTTAATCGATTGTTTTACTTTAAGTAGGTGTTATGCAGACACTCTCGTTATCTCAGGCAAGAAAGCTGGCTCTGTTGTCGCAATGTTTGCCTCATAAACGTTCCAAATCTTCCTCTGTTAAGTCGTCTCATGCTGCGACATTAAGTGCTATTGAGCGCCTCGGCTATGTGCAAATAGATACCATCTCAGTGGTTGAGCGAGCACATCACCACGTGTTGTGGAGCCGAAATGTAGACTACCTACCTAACCACCTTGACGACTTGGTGGCGAATAAACAGGTCTATGAATACTGGTCGCATGCTGCTGCATACCTTCCAATGAAAGACTTTCGTTTCAGTTTACCTCGCAAAGAAGCCCTCAAGTCCGGTCAACAAAACCATTGGTATCGTAAAGACCAACGATTGATGGATGGAGTGTTACAGCGCATCAAAGCCGAAGGGCCGCTGATGGCGAAAGACTTTGATTCGCCAAGTCACAAAGTACAAGGGTGGGGAAGTAAGCCAACCAAGCAAGCGCTAGAAAGTCTGTTTATGCAAGGGGATTTAATGATCCGCGAGCGTTCAAACTTTCAT
This portion of the Vibrio sp. SCSIO 43136 genome encodes:
- the tyrR gene encoding transcriptional regulator TyrR; translation: MRLEVLCEDRLGLTRELLDILASKQIDLRGIEIDRRGIIYLNCPEIEFDTFRELMAQIRLISGVTDVRKIQFMPSERHSTELMALLANLPDPVLSVSLKGTIDVANHAATDLFSIHGESILDEPVNHYIPQLSIAKWLDGSPARFRDNVVINGLDYSLEVMPVYISGENKESVLASAVVTLKSNQTQVRATQYLSEQNALGFEHFVGISAKHKALLSQAKKLSMMSQPLLIEGETGTGKEMLARACHNRSERASSPFLVLSCASMPDDVAETELFGHAPGAFNNEKGHVGIFEQADGGTVFLDEIGEMSPHLQIKLLRFLQDGTFRRVGEEHEMHVDVRVIAATKEKLSEMTEKGSFREDLYYRLNVLNLHIPPLRERSSDVTPLLELFVAKYAQQLGMRKPSLDDALIDKLSHYPWPGNIRQLDNMVLRALTQLMGDELEVSHFELPEVETTAAQAQLNLDGSLDEIMKEYEAQILAHLYHSFPSSRKLAKRLNVSHTSIANKLRDYGIRKGD
- the rimJ gene encoding ribosomal protein S5-alanine N-acetyltransferase; amino-acid sequence: MGFYQVDKIDGTIQLRSSHPGDAEMISRYFQENVDHLTQWEPKREKDFYEVSHWKQRLIKLHELQRMALGYYLVILDTETNQMMGTVSFSNISRHPFHACSVGYSMHKDHQGKGVMKRALKMAIEYMFEEQNLHRIMAAYIPTNRRSEAVLEALGFVKEGFAKDYLLINGEWRDHNLTALVNSNWRQQPV
- a CDS encoding DUF2947 domain-containing protein: MSYMSLDEYSRKWIFTHQSMPVSEQELEAIKPMTQARSAQLWKENISQQSPDAERMSNQDWPMKTSNWLHEVEWMPEWDADENDMPAEVLEHIDWQDDVTVYFCYEKYNVIETKWSVFKNNWKNFLFFDDGPILIARRRKQALWFNGNGTVKIGNRE